Genomic segment of Bos taurus isolate L1 Dominette 01449 registration number 42190680 breed Hereford chromosome X, ARS-UCD2.0, whole genome shotgun sequence:
CAGCTGCtggctggggaaggggaaggaaagacATTCTCTGGTTGCTGCTTTCCTCCAACTCCCTTAGCAAAGGCTGTGGGACCTCCTGGGGAACTGGGGAGGCTGCCCCACAGGGTACCAGCTGGCACCTACAGGTTAAGGCAAACAAGCCAATAGATCACATTGAAGAAGAAGAAGGTGACCGGGAAAATCACTCGCGAGTAGTTATCCAAGCGGTAGACATGGATGAAGAGGCGGCCCTGCTGCCAGCTGCTGGCGTCACAAGTGGGGACCATGCAGCAGTACTTATCACACCACCTGCTGCAGCCAGCAGAGCGCTGGAGGCGGCTTGGCCTGGTGGCCTGCCGGGCTGGGCAGGATGGGCCTTCATCTTCCTCACTCTCCCCCAACTCCTCCTCCTCAGAGTCCTCAATGTCGCACACAAAAGCTTCCGGATGCTCAACGACAGGGATGCGGACACGGATCGTGGCACGAGGCTGAAAGGAATGAGCAAAGAAGTCAGAATGAGTCAAGGGAAGATGAACAAAGCCTAGGTGCTGTCTCAAGGATTCCTGAGGATTCAGTGCTTGGCACCCTGTTTCTTTTCCTGCACCCCCCACTCCAGAATTTCCACCATCACACCAGAAAATTTACCCAATGCCCCCCAGAGTCCCAGGTTACCCCTCATTACTTGGTGAGCTGGCCACCCATGTGTCATGAGTACCGGTGCCCTACTTGCATGCCTCCATCCTCCAAAGCCTTGCCACCACTCCCATACCAGCTCATACATGGCGAAGTATGGGAGAACCACGAGGCGCCGTCCGGTTGTAGGTCAGGAAGTTGAGCACAGCAAACTCCATCAgagcacagaagcagaagacgAAGCAGATGGCGATGTAGAAATCCAAGGCTGTGATATAGGACACACGTGGGAAATTCTTCCGCGAGAAGGTGCCCAAAGTGGTCATGGTGAGTACAGAGGTGATCCCTGTGAAAGGAGACGAGTGGAGGTGGACGGCACCACTAGCTTATATATTACACTTTGGAAAggcccccggagaaggcaattcTGTGCCCAAGGAGATGCCTACCTCACCCACTTACCTAGAGAAGTCCTGGCTGGAGCAGACTCTTTCTTGATCCAAAAGGAAATCCAGGAGACCATTGTGgtcacagaggaaggaacatAGTTATGAAAGGCCACAAAGCCAAACCGCCTGCTCACGTTGAAGTAAAGTGTCATGACTATGAAATCACCtggaagatatttaaaaaatacttcctcACTACAGCACTGCCACGAGGGTGTCCTACATGCAGAAAGACATGCATACTAAGGGCCCAATAGGGGCTCATGGGATGCCCACCACGGTCCTTGGACAGAGGCACATTAAGGCAAtgccacacacagagacatagagGAAGCCCAAGAGGAGACTCACTGCCAGGTCCATGGTCAGTTAAGAGTCAAGCCAGGGCTAGAACCTTCATTAGTTCTCTCTCAATTCACTGTCACACACCCCGTATCCATCTTTTTAGGATAGGGAGCAGAATAGTCAAGTGAAAGCAATAAAATCAGTTAGCCCTCTAGATATCAGAACCATATGGCTAATGTCCAGGTGGCTGACTGAGGCCTCCACGTCCACACCTTACTCTAAACTAACCCTATGTACTCAGCTTCCTTGAGATAGCGTGTGGATATTTATACCAATATCCAAACCCTGGACTCCTGTTCTTAGTCTATTACCCTAGCCCAAAATGAGTGTTTCAAGAAAATAGAAGAATTAGCTGAAAGTGAAAATTTCAGTCAGTCCTCTAGATGTCAGGTCTGCAGAACATACATCCACAAGGCTGACTGAGGTTTTCGCATTCATTGGGTATCGTGTCCTTGATGTTGGCTCTCAGCCTAGGCAGTGATGGCTTGTGCAGGACCTGAGGACAGCCTCTATCTCCACTTGGCATCTTCTGTTGGACCCTTCATGCTGCCTTATACTCTGACATGCCCAAACACTCTGCATGCTTATCATGACCCCTGGGGATTCTGGAGGCCTTTCTGAGGCCAGAATATCTCTTTTTACTCTCAACATCATGTTGGGTTTACAAtagttcaaattctggctcctcAGTGAAACTAAGCTCCAACTCTCCACCGCAGTGATGCTGTAGAATTCGCTGGCCTTATTAGGTGGGTTTTTAAACACCTTCAGGGCAGGTCTCATCTGAGCCCCATTGCTACATTcttgcccagcccagcccagcacagCCTAGAACCCAGCAGATGCACAGCAACTCTTGGTGCTGCCCAGCAACAGTTCTGTACAACAGACCAGAACACTAACCTGTCCATGTGTCTTCCTATTTTAGAAAATAGATCACCTGCCCAGCAAGTCTGGGTATGTTGGGACTGAATGGGAAGACCAGCCTTTCCTACTCACCTTGGCAGCACTGACACTCAAGGGGCAAGACTTCTCAGAATCTTCTGGAAAAGGCCAGGGAGTTGCCTGGGGCCAGTTGAATACCTGTGTCCAGAATAGTAGCTTTGCGGATAGAAGTCCTCCTCCGGGGCTGCTGCAGGGACCACTCATCCTTGCCTACTAGCCAGAATGTTATTTATTGAGATTCTAGCTCCTTCTCCTGGGGTCTCAACTGCAATTAAAATGGCCCTACTCAGCTATAGCCACTCTGCACAAAACTTTGCTGAGTTTATATATTCTTGTTGCAATAAGATTGATTATCCTATtggctttttctatttttattttgtctatttcACCAATAAGAAGAACCTTCTCTACTTTTCAACAGATGGGAACTTATCCTTTAAGGCCAAGTGAAGGTACTAACACACACTTTCTTATTTCTGAGGAATGGAGGAGCATGGGTAAGGGAAAAAAGATATCTGGGGCTGAGGAGCCAGAGGGGGAGAAAAGCTAAAGATGCTTTCTGCTCTTATCTGCCTCAGCCAGAGCACAGTTGGTCACTGCACTGTCAGAGGAACACAATGAAAAAGACCGTGTCCAGGGGACTGAGACTAGAAGGATGAGTGGAGCCAAAGCTTTGAAGAACAAAGGGGAGGGAAAAGAACTACAGCTGTATAGTCTATAAAAGAATATGATCCAGGGTTGGAACTATAATACTGGCTCTTTGATCTTGACCCTGTGGAAGACTGACTAGACTTACTGGAAGCTCAGTAGTTCTAGGGAAAAAGAGCTAAGTCTAACGGGTGAAAGTTCCAGAGATTTCAATTTCAGATGAACACAGAGGTTTTTCTGATGAACAGAGTTGTCTCGCGAAGGAAGAAACTCCCttgcaagaaagcaaaatccTAATCATGGGTGAATTCTGTATCAAAGGCTCAACAGCCAGCAGTGAAAGATGCCCCACTCACTGGGGGTAAGGCTCCTGAAGCAGAGGTTCTCTGGTTGAAGGCCCAAGGTAGCCAGGGTACCAAGCTAGCACTGCATTCTGAACCCTTAGGGGCTTAGGACCTAAGTCTATTCCAGACAGAGAGAACTGCCCAGGGACCGACTGAAAGATAACTATGTTTATCTGAAAGTTCCAAAGATAATTATGATACTGAAGAAACTATGATTCAAGATCAGCTCATCTCTTGCAGAAGATAAAGGAGGCCTTCTCCTTTCTCTCAAGAACTCTCCTCTCTTCCAAGGAGGGCAGGGTGCTTACCTATTGTCATTGGTGATGATGCTGCCACTGGGGCTTTGTAGTCACTAGGGTACCATTTTGAAACAATGTACAACCATCTACTAAACGGAACCACTAGTGACTTGAAAGCCCATGGGCCTTGTCTCCTGCCGCTTTTGATGATGGGTCCCCACCTGTCTGGGGAAACCAAGGTGCAGAAAGGTAAGAGGCATGCCAATGGTCAGCCGGCAGAAGAGCAAGGGTCCCAAGTCAAAGGGAGTAAAATAGCTTACCCAGagcccccaagaaaaagaaagcactTGTAAAGCAGCGTTCTACCCCTGCCTAGTACTGTGCAAGCAAAGCTCTAGCGAGATGAGCATGGGCTATTCCTCACCCAGGGACCAACTCAACGAGTAAAGCAAAAGCAGATTTTCTGCCTAGCCACATGGAAGCCAAGCAAGACATCTTCCATGGCAAATGGCTGGCTGGGTGACTGGTTCCATCCGCAGGCTGGAAACGGTGAGGGCAGAGCCGCCACTGCCCTGACTGGTCAGTGTGTGTGAAAAGGCTGCTCCCAGAGCAGCCCCAGGGAGGCCCCTTGGCTCCTCCTCATTCAGATCACCTAGGAACACAAGCAAAGACACTCACACCTAATTGGGAGCTAAAGTATAATAGACCCAGGACCCTCCCCTTTAGTCCTTGTGAGGGACAAGGTCAGAAAACCAATGATCACCATCCAAGTTGAATCCACCACGAAGCCTTTGACGGGAATCTGTGCGTGTCAGGGCTGctcctttaaaataaatgttgataCGGCAGGTATTGTAGCTGCTGAAACCTCTTCCAGATTATCCCAGCCCTCACATAGCTGATGACAGAACTCCAGCCTCCAACCTCCCATCAGGACAGACTGCATCCCACTCAACTGGAACCACTTGGATTGTTCTGAGTATGGAAAACTCACATGACCTCCATTTCCCCAAGTGTCCAAGTAGGTCAGTTGTAACAAAGCTCTGGAAACCAAAAGGTCTGCATGACAAGGCTAGTTGCAAATTCTGACAGCAACAAAACTTTATCTACTCACCTACCCTCTCCGGGGCTTGGCAAAGCACTTACTTCTTTGCAGATGAGACTGAGATATAGTTacaaagtctcagtttcctctgcaAACAGTTGTAAGTGCTTAGCATTTATAAGACAGGAGCCATGGTCTACAATATTGTCATGGAATGAGTACATAGCATTTGGACGAATGGATGGCTACCTTCAGCCATCCTTACCACCCTCCTGGGCCTCTGGCTAGCCCTGGCTCAAAGGTGCACTTACCAGCCAGGGTTGTGACAGTTTCAGTCGTGTTGCTCACTCCCGTAAAGTCAAACTGGAAGAGCTTCCAGGAATTACTCTCATTGATTTTAAGCATGAAATTTTCCCACTTGTAGATTAGGTCATTCTCAGGATAGGAAACTGTAAGGCAATGTGGGAAGACGAGTCATGTGAGACTGGGAAGCTGAGCTGAGGCCTCCAATGTCATGGTGTCTGAGCAATGCCCTGGAGTCCTGACTCTGGCTGCACCAGCTGTGGGGCCTTACCTCTCTTACCTCATTGTTGAAGTCCATCCAGTAAGTGCATTTACTGAGCATTCCTCAGTACCATGCTCTGTGCTAGACACACAGAGGTGAGCAAGGCAGGAGCCCTGCCTTCAAGCATTCACATTTTATTGAATAAGACAGTGAGTACACATCTGTAATTGTTGGAATTCCTCTGAGAAACCTCTGCCCGTGGGACAGTGGGGAAACAAAGGAGGGAAAGATCAGTTGGGGACACACCCAGAAAAGACTATTCTATAGAGTGGGTGACATGCTCAGTAAGTCTTAAAATCCAGTATAAATATTCTCTGTACGGATGAGGCTGAAAGGGTGAGGAGTGTGTTCTATGCACAGAAAGGTGAAAATGCCAGATGTATTATGGAAACATTAAAAGTTCAGGATGGCCGGCTCACAGAAGATGGATGAGGTATGTAGGAGTGGATAGCAGGGGCCAGTTCATGAAGGGCCTTGAGTGCTACTTTAAGCAATTTGGAATTGATTTGAGAGTTCAGGAAGAATTTGAAACTAAGGAGTAACCTAGTCTAGATAGGTCACTCTAGCTCTTATATGAGGATGGCCTGTTGACAGGGAGATCAGTTATGGGAGCCCAGTGCAGTAACTCAGGCACAGTAAAATGAACAAAGGCAGGAGCCAAAGCTGTGGCAGAGAGAATgcagagaaataaaatcaatagagATTCTGGAGGGAACATCAACAGGATGTGGTGATTGGATAGATGTAGGAGGTAAAGAAGAAAGAAGCATCAAAGTTCTTGGCTTGGAAAACTGAGTGTTTGATGGTGCCTTTCAATGAGACATATGGGAACACAGAAGCAATGCATTTGTTTTGAGGGTAGAGGTTGGGAGGAGACCGTGTATTTAATGTTAGACATGGTCAGCTTCAAAGTGAAGATGTTTCAAAGTCCAAGTGGAAGATGACAAAGATCTAAACCAAGGTAGTAGTGACAGTGAAGATGGAGAGCAGACATACTTGAGATACACTTTAGAGGTGACTGATTTGAAATGGGGtggaaaggagaaggaggaagccaACACGAAGCCCAGGTTAAGCAACACAGCATTGTCAGCAGGAAAGATgaggatggactgggaggcccTGGGCAATCTTGGTACCATCTTAAGggaaaaacaaaggcagaaaaatgTAAGGGGCAAGGATGAGAAAAAGAAGGGGCCCAGTGTGATGACTCTGGGGTCCCAGAAACCTAAGAATGTActcacagctagagaaagacaGAGGGCAAGAGTGAGAGTCCATTGGAAATTTGAGCATGTGGAGTGAGCATCCAGCCTCAATGGTCATCCTGGAAGGGAGAAAGGAGCCTCATTAGGCTGGCCCTGAATACTTAGGTATCCACCCAGCTTGGGCCTGGGGACCACCGCCAATGAGTGGCAATGGTGGGATTTGAGATTAAGAGCTCAAAGGAGAGACAAAAAGAGTGGAAGAACAGCTTGGATGTATCTGGCTACTCTGGCCtccatcatcagagaaatgtatgGACTAGCTTAGATGGGCTTGTGTTTCTTGCCCATCCCAGCTTCAAGGACCTGCCAACACTCCCCCACTCTTTACCGCCTCCCCGGCCCCATATCACCCAGATATCAGTCCCAGCTATGCCACAAAGTCAGGCTGTGGCCTTAAGCAATATCTTCTTATTCTGAGGCTTTAGTATGTATGTCTATACACCAAAGGATTGAGCTCATGGTTTGGGAAAGCTGGGGGGGGTGCCCTTAGAAGTATCATTCAGGATGAAACCTCAGTCCGTGTTTCTTTGGCAAAAATTCTCAGAGGGGGAAGAAGAGTTGCAGGAGGCAAGACTCTAGAAGCTTGACATACCTGATGGTGTACAACACCTTGCCATCCTTGTGGATGCGGACCATCTGGTTGGGCATGGTGATTGAGTGCTCATAGGTCCTCTTAGAATTCCTAAAAAAGGTGTCTGGGACCCACAGCAGGCTCACCAAGTTGCCACTCAGAACAAAGCTCTCAAAGCTGCCATTGAAACGAAGGCGTTCATCATACCAAGTCTGGCAGAAGGTGATGTCAATGGTGTATTCCTGGTGGCAAGGATAGAAAAGCACACATTTGGGGCTGTGCAGACAAAGAacgggagaaagcaatggcaccccactccagtactcttgcctggaaaatcccatggacagagaagcctggtaggctgcagtccatggggtcactaagagtcggacacgactgagcgacttcactttcacttttcactttcatgcattggaggaggaaatggcaacccactccagtgttcttgcctggagaatcccagggatgggggagcctggtgggctgccgtctatggggtcttgcagagtcggacacgactgaagcgacttagcagcagcagcagcagcagacaaagaACATCCCCTTGCCATCTTGTGATGGACCTATCTAGTAGACACGAGCCCACTTAGGTTTGCACAGAGGAAAACAGCATGGGTTTGGTTGAAGGACATTCTCTATTTCCATgtattccagaaagaaaaaaaaaatcccaaatgaaCAGCAATCTGGGAAGACATATTTAACCCAGAAACAGACAGACAATGGTGGCTTAATTGTAAAGGCTGGGCTCATCACGTCAATACTCCCTTGTAGGACTATGATGCTACTCCAGTCAGGCTAACACCATCTGGGCTCCCACATTTGCATAGCAAATCAAAGATGTCAGGTCAAAATCATTCTAAACATTTACAAACATATGCACCTTTGATTGCATACAATAAAGTTGCCCCTTTCACCTTTTATTTGGGGAGCACAGATGTTAATTAACCCATAAGTATTTGGTCTCTAGATATGGTCTATCACATAAATTGTTAAATATCAAAAAGAAGGTTTAAGAGGAAGAAGTAGGAGAAGCTAGAGATCTGCACCACTGGTattgaaaggaggaaaaaaaaaaaaaaacaaacagattatAACAGAACTGCAAGTAGCTTGAACAGCAAGTACCAGAACAAGGCCAAGGTACAACCTTTAGGGCTAGTTCAATCTCCTTTACTTTAGAGGTCAGAGAGAAAGGAGTCTGTTCGAAATCAAATAGTTAATGGGAACATACTGGCTCTGATGCTCAGAGCACCATTGCCATGGCCCTGCCCTGGGACCACCTCCACCTGCCTTACCCTCCAGGGCTTACTCCACTTGTTCCAAGAATCCCTTTGGGGGTCAAGATCCAGTTTTCCTCTGCAGGACCCCTAAGCCTTTCCTGTGAGTTTTCTGCATCAAATAATGCACACCACCAACCAGAAACCCACAACGAGGAGGCCTGTAGAGCCCTCGAGTTTGGGGAGCAGCGGTCAAGGCCATCTCTGCTTGCCTTTGCTACTCAGGACACAAGGTGGTGAGAGCCACTGCCCAATTACAGGGAGCCAGCCCCCCAAGACTGAGAATGTTCCCTGGAGGAGTACGGAGAATCACACAGCAAAAAGCCTGACTACCATTCACATGCagagcccccagccctgccctgccaaGCCACACCAGCCCTCACGAGTGCCTTCAGGGTGGCTCTGCTCTCTTGAGTGGCTGGCAGCTCCAAACCGGCCTACAGAACTGCTGAGTAACCAGAAGAAGCCTCCCCACTATGGTGCACACTTGCTCCTGTGCTACACTCTCGGGTTTCAAATAAgcatttcatttccatttaaCCGGATTCCAACTGTAAGTTCAGGACACACCAACTGATAACTAACGGTTCAATTTTCCCCAGTCTGACAAGGGGACTTGTTTTCTCTCCCTGAGGACAAATCCTGTGCTCTCCACAAGCTCTGATTTATGACTGAAGGGTATTGGAACTCCTCCTCACCAAGCACCACACTCTACAGTATCACCAGAGAAAAACAGGCATGTACAAGGACTGGGACCTACAACAGCTTTAAAGAACTATGGGGAACTATGCAGATGGCCAGACTTCTCTGGTAAATTTAATACCACATGAGTGTTCGGAATCTTCTAAAGGCACTTGGCCCAGGCTAAAGCAAGATGTTACCAGCCAAAGAAAATCAAGTTATTGGCTCCTCTTTGGACCAGTTCTGTGCTACATGCCAGGTTTGGTGAGGGCTGGGTCATTAAACTGTATCCCTCAGGCTtgtcattccctggtggctcagaggttaaagcgtctgcctggaatgagggagacccaggttcgatccctgggtcgggaagatcccctggagaaggaaatggcaacccactccagcactcttgcctggagaatcccatggagggaggagcctggtgtgctacagtccatggggtcccaaagagtaggacacgactgagtgacttcactttcacttttcactcaggCTTGTCAGGTAGCAGTCCTCCCTGTGAAATCAGTGCTGCCAACAAGAGTATGCACACAGCAAAGGCTCTTGCAGATGTTAGAAACAGATTTCCCCAAATTACATCTTACACACATAACAAGGAAGTGGTAGCCACAGATTTTCTACTACTCTTCAGGCCACTTTTGCCATGCTCCCACCAATTatctgaaaggtgcctttcttaTTAAGAGTAAATGGTGGCTATGATGGTGGGACCAGAGGACATCAAACTCTGGCTCAAAACCCAGTATTTCTTGGTTTATCAACAATTTTAGTCAAACTAATTGCTAAATTCATACTCATTTTAGTGGTAAGCACATTGATGACAGCAAAGAATAAATGTGACAtcaagggaagagggaaaaaaagctttaaaatgtcAACAGAAACTCAAAAAAGATCTGACTGCTCTcacatttctcttcttccttcttacttCCCCCCAATTTGTGGCTTCAATCTTGAGCACTCTTTCTCATGTTCTTGTTTGCTCTGAGGGAAGCCACCTGCCACACGTGAGCTGCCCTGTGGGGAGGCCCACATGGCAAGGACTGGGGAAAGCCTCGAGACAGTAGCCAGAGAACTAAGCCCTGACAACAACTACATGAGAACTTACAAGTGGACCCTCCCTTAGTCAAGTCTTCAGATGACACCCCAGTCCCACCTGACACCTTAACTGCAGCCTTGGGAGACCCTGAAACAGGGAATCCAGCTAAATCATGCCTGGATTCCTAACCCACATGAGCTGTGACCTAATGATTATTTGTCATTTTAAGATACTATGCTTTGGGGTTAATTTTtgcatgagtgagtgagtaaagtcgctcagttgtgtctgactctttgagaccccatggactacagcctaccacgctcctccatccatgggattctccaggcaagagtactggagtgggttgccatttccttctccagaggttcttcccgacccagggattgaacctgggtctcccgtattgcaggcagacgctttaccttctgagccaccaaggaagtcctaattTTTGCATAGCCAATACATAAGTACATTGTGCCCCAAGAATAAGGCAGTCAAACAAAGCATCACAGTGGGGAACCCCACTCTTGCACTTAACCTATGTAAACACCTTGAGCTTCCATGAATGTTTACTTACCTTTGAGTGTGTATCTGCAAGTACTATCTCAGAGCCTAGACGCTTAGCTCACCCAGTCACATGGTGCTTGTTGGGTACCAAGGTGTATGCTAAAACTGTCTGCCCTGGGCTAGGCTGAGGCTATGGCAGTGATGGAGTTGGTTACTCCAGTCTTCCTCATTATCAGGCTCCACAGATGAAAGTGACATTTGCAGAACATCTTTTATAATTCATTTGCTCAGCTAACATATACTGGGTTCTTGACATCAAGGAACCCATAGTTGAGAGAGCAAGGCAGACACAGAGTACATAATTACAATACAATGATGTAGAGAAGTTCAGGTAAACAACTGTGATATACGCTAGAAAGGTCTGAGAGTCAGAGAAAGGAGTGTGGTGTGAGTAAAAAAGGGAGCAACTAATAGCTGTAGAAGTCAGGGAAGATGCCGTGAAAGAGATGTCATTAGAGTTAAATCTTGAAGGATACggtgaaaaattggaaaaatgCCATCCCAAAGTGGAAGTCACTTGAACAAAGGTTCAGAAGCACAAGATAGCCTGGGAACACCATACGCTAGTGTGACTAGGGCACATGATCTCTaaaggagtgaaaaaaaaaaataaataaaactagagCCCTGGGTTGGCTGCAGACATGGAGAGCCTTGGCTGCTAGAGTGTGGGGTTGAATTTCATGCTTTAAGCAGGGCTGGGACTACAAGAGGCATGTCATGCAGGAGGCTG
This window contains:
- the GABRE gene encoding gamma-aminobutyric acid receptor subunit epsilon, giving the protein MSTKVLLILMGTLVILPCIEGPQVESEEGSSGSDDKVYGPKPQPPEKELSSEEIKPTAVGTHKKLGKMPTATEILDGIFHNYDYKLRPGIGERPTVVTVELSVNTLGPLSIMDMEYTIDITFCQTWYDERLRFNGSFESFVLSGNLVSLLWVPDTFFRNSKRTYEHSITMPNQMVRIHKDGKVLYTIRMTIEAGCSLHMLKFPMDSHSCPLSFSSFSYPENDLIYKWENFMLKINESNSWKLFQFDFTGVSNTTETVTTLAGDFIVMTLYFNVSRRFGFVAFHNYVPSSVTTMVSWISFWIKKESAPARTSLGITSVLTMTTLGTFSRKNFPRVSYITALDFYIAICFVFCFCALMEFAVLNFLTYNRTAPRGSPILRHPRATIRVRIPVVEHPEAFVCDIEDSEEEELGESEEDEGPSCPARQATRPSRLQRSAGCSRWCDKYCCMVPTCDASSWQQGRLFIHVYRLDNYSRVIFPVTFFFFNVIYWLVCLNL